A stretch of Caldanaerobius polysaccharolyticus DSM 13641 DNA encodes these proteins:
- a CDS encoding ThuA domain-containing protein encodes MKKALIVWGGWEGHEPKQVAEILAEVLRGKGFCVDVSNTLDSFADYEKLKTYDLIVPEWTMGTIKPEQLNPLLAAIREGTGIAGLHGGMGDSFRSETEYQYMVGGQWVAHPGGDGVTYTVHILDKSHPITYGIDDFQVTSEQYYMHIDPAIKVLATTNFGDVVMPVAWTKTYGKGRVFYCSLGHTASIVKMPPVLSIMANGMVWAAR; translated from the coding sequence ATGAAAAAGGCGTTAATCGTCTGGGGTGGATGGGAAGGCCATGAACCTAAGCAGGTGGCAGAAATATTGGCGGAGGTCTTGAGGGGAAAAGGCTTTTGCGTCGATGTGTCAAATACATTGGACAGTTTCGCTGATTACGAGAAATTAAAAACATACGACCTGATAGTGCCTGAGTGGACGATGGGTACGATTAAACCTGAGCAGTTAAATCCGCTATTGGCTGCTATAAGAGAAGGGACGGGAATAGCGGGGCTGCACGGCGGTATGGGAGATTCTTTCAGGTCAGAAACCGAATATCAGTATATGGTAGGTGGGCAGTGGGTGGCTCATCCTGGTGGCGACGGCGTTACATATACCGTTCATATTTTGGATAAAAGCCACCCTATAACCTATGGCATTGACGATTTTCAGGTGACGTCAGAACAGTATTACATGCACATAGACCCTGCCATAAAGGTTCTAGCAACCACCAACTTTGGCGATGTGGTAATGCCGGTGGCTTGGACCAAAACTTATGGCAAAGGAAGGGTTTTCTATTGTTCTCTAGGGCATACCGCATCCATTGTAAAGATGCCACCTGTGTTGTCCATCATGGCTAATGGCATGGTTTGGGCTGC
- a CDS encoding ATP-binding protein, with protein sequence MSTKDLLKEVLDGASKLILYRGIVHRPGIREVIGIAKELLKENPSLGVIYSLYGDLYSILLNYAIENGAFQDLWRRVLTDAVAYDENAFSLISERYGFEAVGDSLAWEALQELKWLKTLSRLDVVGAVKEVVDVDLAHFEGCLKSYESSARGLKGAREDLIYLWDREDVQMVRYLSEYYRSNGCGIFGQYTAFRWVVEGCEGHLEGIRNVDPVTFDELIGYRDERQVVIDNTQAFLKGLPASNVLLYGDRGTGKSSTVKALLNEYSGQGLRMVEVRRGDMPFLHDIIDSVRNRGLKFILFFDDLSFDEMETNYKELKSILEGGVEALPPNAVVYATSNRRHLVKEYLQDNDSEELHSRDTKEEKLSLADRFGITVTFSTPDQRKYLDIVKGLAERFGLDVDWNVLREQAIKWAMWHNGMSPRSARQFIDHMRYKLAR encoded by the coding sequence GTGTCTACCAAAGATTTATTGAAGGAAGTGCTAGATGGCGCAAGTAAATTGATACTGTACAGGGGCATTGTGCATCGGCCGGGGATAAGAGAAGTAATCGGCATTGCCAAGGAGCTTTTAAAAGAAAACCCTTCTTTAGGTGTTATATACTCTCTTTACGGCGACCTTTACAGCATTCTTTTGAATTACGCTATAGAAAATGGGGCATTTCAGGACTTATGGCGCAGGGTATTGACCGACGCGGTTGCCTACGATGAAAATGCCTTTAGCCTTATTTCAGAAAGGTACGGCTTTGAGGCAGTGGGCGATTCACTGGCGTGGGAGGCCTTACAGGAGTTAAAGTGGCTTAAAACCTTGAGCAGGCTTGACGTCGTGGGCGCTGTAAAAGAGGTTGTAGACGTTGATCTTGCGCATTTTGAAGGCTGTCTTAAATCCTATGAAAGCTCAGCCCGCGGCTTAAAAGGCGCGAGAGAGGATCTGATCTACCTGTGGGACCGAGAGGATGTTCAGATGGTCCGGTACCTATCAGAGTATTACAGGTCAAATGGCTGCGGGATTTTTGGTCAGTATACAGCTTTTCGATGGGTAGTTGAAGGGTGTGAAGGACATCTTGAAGGTATACGCAACGTGGACCCTGTTACTTTTGATGAGCTCATAGGCTACAGGGATGAGCGGCAGGTGGTCATAGATAATACGCAGGCATTTTTGAAAGGCTTGCCTGCCAGCAACGTGCTGTTGTACGGCGATAGAGGTACGGGCAAGTCGTCCACTGTCAAGGCGTTGCTCAATGAGTACAGCGGTCAGGGCCTGAGGATGGTGGAGGTCAGGCGAGGGGATATGCCCTTTTTGCACGATATTATTGACAGCGTCAGAAACCGTGGCCTTAAATTTATACTCTTTTTCGACGACCTGTCTTTTGATGAGATGGAAACCAATTATAAAGAGCTTAAGTCTATATTGGAAGGGGGAGTGGAAGCTTTGCCTCCCAATGCGGTTGTATACGCCACGTCCAATAGGAGGCATTTGGTCAAAGAGTACCTGCAAGATAATGATTCTGAGGAGCTTCACAGCAGGGATACCAAGGAGGAAAAGCTGTCACTGGCGGATAGATTCGGCATAACCGTTACCTTTTCCACTCCTGATCAAAGAAAGTACCTTGATATAGTAAAAGGCCTCGCTGAGCGATTCGGATTGGATGTGGATTGGAATGTGCTGAGAGAGCAAGCCATTAAGTGGGCTATGTGGCACAACGGCATGTCGCCCCGTAGCGCCAGGCAGTTTATAGACCACATGAGGTATAAATTAGCGCGGTAA
- a CDS encoding PfkB family carbohydrate kinase: protein MLDVISLGEVLIDFVSMESGVTLAQSPGFLKAAGGAPANVAVAVSKLGLKSGFIGTVGNDPFGRFLRDTLKDYGVDTTWVNLTDQARTTLAFVSLTADGDRDFVFYRHPGADMMLRKEDISEDYIKSAHILHFGSISLIDEPARSATLYAVELARKHGLIVSYDPNLRLDLWPDEDTARKAIVSTMNLPDILKVSDVEMEFLTGERDVDAGLKRLKDKTTALLILVTRGIDGVDYVYGDYKGHVDTFRDVKAVDATGAGDAFVAGVLSGVRPFIREFKEGHMDLKLLNEILRTANACGTIAVTKKGAIPALPTMEEVKNFLSER from the coding sequence ATGCTGGATGTTATTTCATTAGGTGAAGTGTTGATAGATTTTGTTTCAATGGAGTCAGGCGTAACTTTAGCCCAGTCCCCGGGATTTTTAAAAGCGGCCGGTGGTGCTCCTGCCAATGTAGCCGTAGCGGTTTCAAAGTTGGGTCTAAAGTCGGGTTTTATAGGCACAGTGGGAAATGATCCTTTTGGACGCTTTTTAAGAGACACGCTGAAGGACTACGGCGTGGATACCACATGGGTAAATTTAACTGACCAGGCCAGGACGACGCTGGCATTTGTTTCGCTGACAGCCGATGGGGACAGGGACTTTGTCTTCTACAGGCATCCAGGGGCAGACATGATGTTGCGAAAGGAAGATATTTCTGAAGACTACATAAAATCCGCCCACATTCTTCACTTTGGATCTATTTCTTTAATAGACGAACCGGCCAGGTCGGCTACCCTTTACGCTGTGGAGCTGGCCAGAAAACACGGCCTGATTGTAAGTTACGACCCTAATTTGAGGCTTGATCTATGGCCTGATGAGGATACGGCCAGAAAAGCCATTGTATCCACTATGAACCTGCCTGATATACTCAAGGTGAGCGACGTGGAGATGGAATTTTTGACAGGCGAAAGGGATGTGGATGCAGGGCTAAAGCGGTTAAAGGACAAAACCACGGCGTTGCTTATCCTGGTGACCAGGGGCATAGATGGGGTTGACTATGTATACGGGGATTATAAAGGCCATGTGGATACTTTCAGGGATGTGAAGGCCGTGGATGCTACTGGAGCTGGCGATGCTTTTGTGGCAGGTGTGCTCAGCGGCGTACGTCCTTTTATCAGAGAATTTAAAGAAGGCCACATGGACTTAAAGCTTCTGAATGAGATTTTGAGGACTGCCAATGCTTGTGGTACCATAGCTGTGACAAAAAAAGGCGCGATACCGGCTCTGCCCACTATGGAGGAAGTAAAAAATTTTTTGTCGGAAAGGTGA
- the pflA gene encoding pyruvate formate-lyase-activating protein, with translation MKGYIHSIETCGTVDGPGIRYVVFTQGCPLRCRYCHNPDTWKMLDGKEVTVDEIIQDAVKYKPYMKFSGGGLTLTGGEPTLQIEFATELFKRCKEEDIHTALDTSGYVDIEKADKLLKYTDLVLLDIKHIDSNTHKDITGVPNDKTLRFARHLSDIDIPTWIRYVLVPGLTDKQEDIEKLAVFVSTLSSVERVEILPYHTMGVNKWKELGYEYTLKDVNPPSKEAIARAINIFKKHLKITQKVVA, from the coding sequence ATGAAAGGCTATATACATTCCATAGAAACATGCGGCACGGTAGACGGCCCTGGCATCAGGTATGTAGTATTTACACAGGGTTGTCCGCTAAGGTGCAGGTACTGTCATAACCCCGACACGTGGAAGATGTTGGATGGGAAAGAAGTAACCGTCGATGAGATAATCCAGGATGCAGTTAAATACAAACCATATATGAAATTTTCTGGCGGTGGACTTACCCTTACAGGTGGAGAGCCCACACTTCAGATAGAATTCGCCACAGAGTTATTTAAAAGGTGCAAAGAAGAAGACATCCACACAGCTTTAGATACATCGGGATATGTAGACATAGAAAAAGCTGATAAGCTGTTAAAATATACAGATCTGGTACTGCTGGACATAAAGCACATCGACAGTAATACCCATAAGGATATAACAGGAGTTCCCAATGACAAGACCCTGAGGTTCGCCCGCCACCTGTCGGATATAGATATACCTACGTGGATCAGATATGTGCTCGTACCAGGCCTTACTGATAAGCAAGAAGATATAGAAAAACTGGCTGTATTTGTCAGTACCCTTTCTAGCGTTGAAAGAGTAGAAATACTGCCATACCATACAATGGGTGTAAATAAGTGGAAAGAATTAGGTTATGAATATACGTTAAAAGACGTAAATCCGCCTTCAAAAGAAGCTATTGCCAGAGCGATAAATATATTTAAAAAGCACTTAAAGATAACCCAAAAAGTGGTAGCATAG
- the thpR gene encoding RNA 2',3'-cyclic phosphodiesterase, translating into MRTFLAVHLSEEAVQDLCRMQEFIKAHNIKARFTPKDNFHITLKFLGEINYTDVQKIHDALKGKFTGIHPFNIKLHKVGYFPGDENIRVLWVGVVDKTRGLGRLHSIIESELACVGIPRDKRPFKSHITVAREVDKSSEIMDIIRSFCFLSGEFAVDRVTLMESRVDDYKRIYTPLFEINL; encoded by the coding sequence TTGAGGACATTTTTAGCCGTTCATTTAAGCGAAGAAGCCGTGCAAGACCTGTGCCGGATGCAGGAGTTTATAAAAGCTCACAATATAAAGGCGCGATTTACCCCTAAAGACAATTTTCACATAACGCTGAAGTTTTTAGGCGAAATAAATTATACGGATGTACAAAAAATACACGATGCGCTGAAGGGTAAGTTTACAGGGATCCACCCTTTTAATATAAAACTACATAAGGTCGGGTATTTCCCGGGAGATGAAAACATACGGGTGCTATGGGTGGGGGTCGTGGATAAAACAAGGGGTTTAGGCAGGTTGCACAGCATCATAGAAAGCGAACTGGCTTGTGTGGGCATACCCAGGGATAAAAGGCCCTTTAAGTCTCATATAACAGTAGCCAGGGAAGTAGATAAAAGCAGCGAAATTATGGATATAATAAGGTCTTTTTGCTTTTTGTCGGGAGAGTTTGCGGTAGATAGAGTAACCCTTATGGAGAGCAGGGTTGACGATTATAAAAGGATTTATACACCACTGTTTGAAATCAACTTATAA
- a CDS encoding tyrosine-type recombinase/integrase, which yields MTVEPIRNKLKIKRMYYYLNEKDPKYGLLFKFGLNTGLRISDILPIKVKDIFNSDGEFRDYLVIKEKKTKKEKKIKLNNALRKAIKDYVEQQRLSPDSYLFHSRKGSYFGRVQAYRVLKEAANACGIENFGTHSLRKTWGYWTYKMSKYNIGLIMDTFNHSNQSITLRYIGVSQDQKDELYSLVQF from the coding sequence ATGACAGTAGAACCTATAAGAAATAAGCTTAAGATCAAGAGAATGTATTACTACCTAAACGAAAAAGATCCCAAGTACGGTTTGTTGTTCAAATTTGGCTTGAACACAGGTCTGAGGATAAGCGATATATTGCCCATAAAGGTAAAAGATATCTTCAACAGTGATGGAGAATTTCGCGATTATCTGGTAATCAAAGAGAAGAAAACCAAAAAAGAAAAAAAGATAAAATTAAATAATGCTCTGCGGAAAGCTATTAAAGATTATGTGGAACAGCAAAGATTATCACCAGACTCTTATCTGTTTCACAGCCGAAAGGGAAGTTATTTTGGCAGGGTGCAGGCGTACAGGGTGTTAAAGGAAGCCGCAAACGCCTGTGGCATTGAGAACTTTGGAACCCACAGCCTGCGCAAGACGTGGGGGTACTGGACGTATAAAATGTCAAAGTACAATATAGGCTTAATCATGGATACATTTAATCACAGCAATCAAAGTATAACTCTTCGCTACATAGGTGTAAGCCAGGACCAGAAGGACGAGCTTTACTCTCTTGTACAGTTTTAA